Within Lolium rigidum isolate FL_2022 chromosome 5, APGP_CSIRO_Lrig_0.1, whole genome shotgun sequence, the genomic segment AGGCAGCTACCACGGAACGACGGAGGCTGGGAGAATGCTGCTACGAGACCAGAGGCATGAAGTGGTACACCCGCCGCACGCCACAGCGTCTTTCGACGACGATGGAGCGGATGGCATGGTAACCTCTTAGGCTAGATTGATGGTGAACGCTGTCGCTCATGAGGTTGCTGCGCGAGATGGAGCCAAGGCAATGATCGGTAACGACAACATCCTTGGGACAAGATGTTTCGAGGAAATCCGCATATCTAGATTGGATTTTCCAGATTGAACGATGAAGCCACTTTCGGTGTTGCTCACCCTCTTGTGGGACATCGTTTTAAAACGTGTGATACCTCTGGGGGTCTATTGGTGGAGCGATGTTTCATCTTCCGCATCAATCGTGTCGAGTCTCGCTTAATGATCGTGGTGCTGTTAGGCACATTATCCTTCACATGGTAATCGCTTTGTCATTTAGCATTAATCGATGTATTTTGTCCGTAAAGCTTGTAAATGATCTACCCCTCCTATCCTTCCTCACAGCTTTATCTTGGTTCGGGTGGTTCAAATTAGGTTCGGATATGGAGGCAGCATCTTCATCAGGAGGCAGCATCTTCAGTCATAAAATAAAAACTGGgtgaaaatgtgagagagaaagagaaaaaccaaatcaacttTTAAAAGATAGACATATTAATGAGACCATAACATGACATGCATacgtcaaaagttttatccaagcctagttTGACAgttgcctccattgctcatgccctttaGTGGACTTGGGTTTAGTACTTCATTcgttccaaaaaaaaatcttctGAACTTTGTTTAGATACCGATATATATATCTATAAATGTTTTAGCTATAGATCTAGAAAAGGTTGAGAAACTATTTTTTTGAATGGAGTGAGTACAACATAACAAAACTCCATTTCAAAAAATTAAGTAAGGCAAAGACTGTCACGTGCGCCCATGCTCATTGCCTAAAGCAAGTTTTTTAacaagggaaaatttgctacaggacactgttattttctggcatttgctgaaacacaccgctcgattgcgtctttgccaggtaccattacaattttgtgacaCATTTGTCAGAACACACCACTTGGctaaaaacggaaagttttgcccTTTGTCTTCAAAACTAGCCATCCCATgtaaaagtgcaaaactttccgtttttagTATAGTACTACTCCTAATTCAGGAAAGTCAATAGTCAAAAGCAATGCTCTGTTTCCCCAATCTGCAGGATCACATTACCAGAAACTACAAGCAGCGACCGTACAGCGCCAAGCTTTCGACGTCGGAAGCCAAGACAAGAAAAAAGCGAAATTCAAACTACACCTAGCACTGCCACGGCGAGCTAGCTCTGGTAGCTCCAGAGCGATACATCGGCGAAGCTGGCCTCGCCGCAGTCGCTGAGAGCGGCAGCCGCGGCCAAGGAAGGCGGCAACTCCATCAGCATCCCCTGCGCCAAGCTCGCGTAGTACAGGTCCCAGCCCATGTCGCTCACCACGTCCAGCTCGAACGGCGAGTTGTCGGCCCGCGAGGACGACTGCTCGTCGTCGGTGACGGGAGAGGAGGGCGTCGACGGGGAAGTGCCGGACAGAGCGTCCTCCTCGCCCAGCGCCTGGCGCCGCTCGAAGCCCTCGACGGTCTCCGTGACTGCCCGGCGCACCTCCTCGAGGCTGGCGTAGGAGGCCGGCACGGCGAGCAGCTCGGCGGAGTCGGCGAAGTTGAGGCGGGCGGCCCCGGCGCCGGCCAGGGCGAGCATGGCGGCGTCGTGAGCGCGCGCGGCGATCTCGgcggtgtcgaaggtgccgacCCAGAGCCTGCTCCCTTGCCTGCCGGGGACGCGCACCTCGCACACCCAGCGCCCGGCATTGCCCCTGCGCCGCACGCCGCGGTACACCGGGTGCCGCGTCTCCCTGAACTTGGTCCGCCCCGCCGGCCGCTTCGTCCAGGCCGCCAGCTGCGTCTGCTGGTCCGAGGACGTCGAGGGCGAGTTGCAGTCCACACTGCGCGGCGACCCCGAGTCCCCGCTCATCTCCTCCTTGATCGGACACATCTTCATGCTCTGCTCGATTCACAATCCGACAAGGAGCTTATGCCTCTGTTCTTTGGCCGCCGAAGTGATGGATGTTTTGGTTGCTGAAGTGAAGTGGTTTTGCTCTGCGCTGAGAAATTTGAGCGTACTTATAGGTGGTGGCGCGCAGGGGGCAAAAACGCGGCGAGCGAGGCGGTGGCTGAGAGGACACAGGCTGGAGACGGCGAGCCAAGGGGGAAGCAGAGAAGAGGGTGACTTCGAGAGTGACCGAGTGATTTCTTTATTTTATCAGGGAATCCACTAGGCGACCAGTaccttctatctttcttttggaggTGTCCTTTCTCTTATCGTTTTGTGCCTTAGCTTAGCTTTGAATACTTTCGCCCCTGCGCCCCAGTGTGCGGCCAGCTTACTAAATCTGTCATGTCAATAAATATCTCATAGCCCCAGTTTGTAATTTCGCTTTTCTTAGCGAAAATATGAGCATCCTCTCCACCGGCAGCCCCCAATTTAGCGCGGCTGCAGGCACTACCGTACGGGGGACGGCGGCACAACATCCTTTATTTGGCGCCTCTATAGCTTAGCctcattaaaaatataaatttaaaatgacatttaaaaaccgaaattcatacgaaatttatacaaaagtaactcgaatttaaatctaaataaaacttaaacttaatcctaatctgctggccgtcggttggggcgcTCGATGAGCCTGCCTCATCGTCGTTTTTCGCCTTTACCGTCTGCGTCCGTGCCCGCTTCTGGTCCCTTGCTTCGCGCAtatggcggtggagcatggcggccggcatcgcaggagcttgccggcggTGCTGTCCTCGCGCTTCTAGCCTTTTTCGAGAAGCCTCGATCTCGGCGCGCCTCGCCTGCTCGCGGACGAACGCctcgtagtggcgatgagcgtGGAGCTTTGCGAGCTTCGGTCCCTCCGCCTCTATGAGGAGGcatcccgcctcctccgtggccgctcgctggcgcgagatctggAGGGTGTGCtcgaggttcgcgtcgttgacgaactccCGCTCCTTTTCCTTCAACCGCTGATAGTGTTGTGCGTTCAGCGATGCGAGGATCGCCGCCTCCTCCGGGTGGGCTGGGGCCTGCGGCTGCTCGCCCCaatgcgccgcctcctccgccgcctcgcgTTTGAACTTGCTCTTTCAAAGATTCGTTAAGTACAATTACAACCGATGTAGAAATTGGAGAGTTCTtcaacaaaagagaaaaagaagaagcaggAAAACAAAACAGTGGGTGTCAAAAATGCGTCAAACCGTTGGAGGTGGCCCCTGACGCAAACGGACAATTTGCTCCTCGCGATCATTTTTGCGTCCGCTAGGCGACGCAAACTGACGTCCGCGAACAATTCGAGCGTCCAAAATGTGTTGCCCCCTTAGattcccttagagcatctccaccgggcctCCCCATAGCCCTCCCAATAGCACTTTGGGGGTCTTAGAGAGAGAAAGTGCCCACACCAACGGTCCCAATAAAGCGCCGGTCACTTTGAGACCCCAATAAAAGCGCCGGCACGCCCGTAGCAATCCCTTCGCGAAGGCAGCCGATTGGGAGCGCCGGCGTCTAATTTCTGCTGAAAAGTTGCATGTGCCCCACTTGCATGTGACACAGCCCTCTAAAGATTCTCATCTCTCCTACTTTTCTATCTCCacttgcatgtgcatgcatggtgTCGGCGTCTCTATTAGGCTAATTGGTGTGAGATGCGGTCTCCAAAGACTAATTGCATGCAGCCCCCGCTCCCCATAGCCTGCTGCTGGCATGCATGCCGGCGCtttagtcgcgtcccccaaatcgtcccccaaagcaatttgaggcgcgtcggaccaaaaatccgttccagccgcgtcccccaaagcctatttttgtccggcgcggctcgatacggtgtccggcgccccgagcccgtccccgtcccacatgggacgctccgaggacgccggacacaccgaaaagcgaggcgggaagtggcgggaccgacccgtcagcggcacaataaattttaacctaaccgtcgcctac encodes:
- the LOC124654647 gene encoding dehydration-responsive element-binding protein 1A-like, yielding MKMCPIKEEMSGDSGSPRSVDCNSPSTSSDQQTQLAAWTKRPAGRTKFRETRHPVYRGVRRRGNAGRWVCEVRVPGRQGSRLWVGTFDTAEIAARAHDAAMLALAGAGAARLNFADSAELLAVPASYASLEEVRRAVTETVEGFERRQALGEEDALSGTSPSTPSSPVTDDEQSSSRADNSPFELDVVSDMGWDLYYASLAQGMLMELPPSLAAAAALSDCGEASFADVSLWSYQS